The Xanthomonas sontii genome contains a region encoding:
- a CDS encoding helix-hairpin-helix domain-containing protein, with amino-acid sequence MHPSKVDRHHLLRLTDLPNVGPACEKDLRLIGIRVPAHLQGRDPYDMYAQLCLRTGVMHDHCVIDVFLSIVRFMQGETPRPWWEFSKERKAALAKDAPLTLR; translated from the coding sequence AGGTCGACCGTCACCACCTGCTGCGCCTGACCGACCTGCCCAACGTCGGGCCGGCCTGCGAGAAGGACCTGCGCCTGATCGGCATCCGCGTGCCGGCGCATCTGCAGGGCCGCGATCCCTACGACATGTACGCACAGCTGTGTCTGCGCACCGGGGTGATGCACGACCACTGCGTGATCGACGTGTTCCTGTCGATCGTGCGCTTCATGCAGGGCGAGACGCCGCGCCCGTGGTGGGAATTCAGCAAGGAGCGCAAGGCGGCGCTGGCCAAGGACGCGCCGCTGACCCTGCGCTGA